From Topomyia yanbarensis strain Yona2022 chromosome 1, ASM3024719v1, whole genome shotgun sequence, one genomic window encodes:
- the LOC131676926 gene encoding lateral signaling target protein 2 homolog → MDSLRKWLNKPKADDKSLLARFYHADRALTAVASELDSFDGRAEPVRCTRLVGRLRQGQDRVLSITNHIMDELLGEDRAPRAFRAKFPEEVLQESLAGQLWFGAECLAAGSSIMNREVESVTMRPLAKAVTKSLDNVRNLLREQCFRNNTPNSLTLRLDVNDAATEQLYESLKIFDRLFAEFELLYVSAMVQVKSKQEYEMQELICVLFSETLQRALKIGLLEQDQVDSYDPALMFSIPRLAIVAGLVIFKEGPLNMDQPADNISEMFRPFRKLLIKMRDLLRTLTKHEMYQLEKLLCTNEEISLKEQLICDENGNDNSRASPKEDEVVIVTTNVNNNNNNNSDKDNQDQGEDSSFYANRTVDSDNQLQEADEDAISENGNDDEEDDVLKEGLVTSDCASGYLIPNTNFGNLLQTNEAPLTDSFIATDDELNAGVSPHARIEQILSETNQKIVDSGLGTANSSLDHSPELDTERPVTSVREISESSEEEGEVDEYERREDDDVEDSETTLCNTYRVGHQLVDPGTSGGSSKYSDKHHRHRRHRTGGGTTTGRKHYSKHKASAVSATTTQGSSAYSSCDTSPSSGRQSECGSSSSSGGSSGGDAAQEVALAIRAAGRIKFKTTENLLHRLFVCIAGVADQLQTNFAADLRQMLKSVFIINSSPPEPEMPPEPAIESADKPKEPDPTDMFEFRASEQDVITPGQNSGGSSQSIYSAEEVNVEDSQDSVFGSPGSSPVRASSAPRTMMTSTENGSVTVNVSVSVVTGGSSGSSRSSQERSVSLSEASIVVEGGGGGGTVGSNLRDSHRRHSAIGSKGEYGRSRSSPNSPLNGVSPMEEQRRMPEAPPRWIPDGDAPRCMACASSFTPFRRRHHCRNCGGVFCGVCSSTTAPLPKYGLTKAVRVCRECFVREVGV, encoded by the exons GACCGCGTGCTCTCCATCACCAATCACATCATGGATGAACTGCTGGGAGAGGACCGTGCCCCGCGAGCCTTCCGTGCCAAGTTTCCGGAGGAGGTACTGCAGGAGAGTCTAGCCGGCCAGCTGTGGTTCGGTGCCGAGTGCCTAGCAGCGGGATCCTCTATCATGAATCGGGAAGTGGAAAGTGTAACGATGCGTCCGCTGGCGAAAGCGGTCACGAAAAGTTTGGACAACGTGCGAAATCTGTTGCGGGAGCAGTGCTTTCGGAACAACACACCGAACAGTTTAACGCTCCGGCTGGATGTGAACGATGCCGCCACGGAGCAGTTGTACGAGAGCTTGAAGATATTCGACCGGTTATTTGCAGAGTTCGAACTGTTGTACGTTAGCGCGATGGTACAGGTCAAATCGAAACAGGAGTACGAGATGCAGGAGCTTATTTGTGTGCTCTTTTCGGAGACGCTTCAACGGGCGCTGAAGATCGGTCTGCTAGAGCAGGACCAGGTAGACTCTTACGACCCGGCGCTGATGTTTTCGATTCCGCGGTTGGCCATAGTCGCCGGGTTGGTGATATTCAAGGAAGGGCCACTGAACATGGATCAGCCGGCGGATAACATTTCCGAAATGTTCCGTCCTTTTCGGAAGTTACTGATCAAAATGCGAGATCTGCTGAGGACGCTGACAAAGCACGAGATGTACCAGTTGGAGAAACTGCTTTGCACCAACGAAGAGATCAGCTTGAAGGAACAACTAATCTGTGATGAAAACGGAAATGATAACAGCCGGGCTTCGCCGAAGGAAGACGAAGTCGTTATCGTGACGACTAatgtgaataataataataataataatagtgaTAAGGATAATCAAGACCAGGGTGAGGACAGTAGTTTTTATGCTAACCGTACTGTAGATAGCGATAATCAGCTTCAGGAAGCAGACGAAGACgcaatttcggaaaatggtaaTGATGACGAAGAGGACGACGTCCTCAAAGAAGGCCTAGTGACGTCGGATTGCGCTTCGGGCTACCTGATCCCAAACACCAATTTTGGTAATTTGTTGCAGACTAACGAAGCACCACTGAcagatagttttatagccactgacgATGAGTTGAACGCGGGAGTTTCTCCCCATGCTCGGATAGAACAGATACTATCGGAGACCAACCAAAAAATAGTGGACTCCGGTCTTGGAACGGCCAACTCAAGTCTGGACCACTCGCCAGAATTAGACACGGAGCGACCAGTGACCAGTGTTCGAGAGATAAGTGAGTCTTCCGAGGAGGAAGGCGAAGTTGATGAGTATGAACGAAGGGAAGATGACGACGTAGAAGACAGTGAAACTACCTTGTGTAATACCTATCGGGTCGGTCATCAGTTGGTCGATCCCGGTACTAGCGGTGGATCATCAAAATACTCGGACAAACATCACAGACACCGACGGCATCGAACGGGTGGCGGAACAACAACCGGTCGGAAACATTATTCTAAGCATAAGGCGAGTGCCGTTTCCGCTACTACGACTCAAGGTAGTTCGGCATATTCAAGCTGTGATACATCACCGTCGTCGGGTCGTCAAAGTGAATGCGGCAGCAGTAGCAGTAGCGGTGGTAGCAGTGGCGGTGATGCCGCTCAGGAAGTTGCACTAGCCATTCGAGCTGCTGGAAGGATAAAATTTAA GACAACGGAGAACCTTCTGCACCGTCTATTTGTGTGCATTGCCGGCGTTGCCGACCAGCTGCAGACTAACTTTGCTGCCGATCTGCGGCAGATGTTGAAGAGTGTGTTTATCATCAACTCTTCGCCACCGGAGCCGGAAATGCCTCCGGAACCGGCCATAGAATCTGCCGATAAACCGAAGGAACCGGATCCAACCGATATGTTTGAATTCCGAGCCAGTGAGCAGGACGTTATCACGCCCGGTCAGAATAGTGGCGGCTCAAGTCAGAGCATTTATTCGGCCGAGGAGGTTAACGTGGAAGATTCGCAGGATTCGGTATTTGGTTCGCCAGGATCATCACCGGTTAGAGCTTCTTCTGCTCCGCGAACTATGATGACTTCGACGGAGAATGGAAGTGTGACGGTGAACGTATCCGTTTCCGTGGTCACAGGAGGTAGTTCCGGTTCCAGCCGAAGCTCGCAGGAGAGAAGCGTGAGTCTGAGTGAAGCGTCGATCGTGGTGGAAGGAGGTGGAGGTGGTGGAACTGTTGGATCAAATCTACGAGACAGCCACCGAAGACACAGTGCGATTGGATCCAAAGGGGAATACGGCAGGAGCCGATCCAGTCCCAACAGTCCGCTGAATGGAGTGTCCCCGATGGAAGAACAACGACGTATGCCGGAAGCACCTCCACGGTGGATTCCCGATGGAGATGCACCACGTTGTATGGCCTGTGCTTCGTCGTTTACACCTTTCCGAAGGCGCCATCACTGCAGAAACTGTGGCGGAGTGTTTTGCGGGGTTTGTTCCAGCACGACCGCTCCACTGCCCAAGTATGGACTGACTAAGGCGGTGCGAGTCTGCCGGGAGTGCTTTGTCCGCGAGGTTGGCGTTTGA